A portion of the bacterium (Candidatus Blackallbacteria) CG13_big_fil_rev_8_21_14_2_50_49_14 genome contains these proteins:
- a CDS encoding RNA-binding transcriptional accessory protein, giving the protein MTTSFNPLDEISQELKLSLAQVQTTVSLLDEGATVPFIARYRKDRTGALDEVQIRQIEERLKYWRELEERRQAILKSIEEQGKLTPELAKTLAAVRNKTELEDLYLPFKPRRRTRAQKAREAGLEPLALIMRLQRERLAPSEKARAFLSEQITDPEMALLGARDILAEEISEDARLREQARENLRNFGVITSRLARGQKEDSPEAAKYRDYFDFKEPVKKIPSHRYLALRRGEGEKVLSLKIELEAERLLERLRRQLQIQPNAWGDQVRLALDDAWERLLLPSLESEILSELKLQADQTAIEIFAANLRDLLMSAPFGTRPVLGLDPGLRTGIKCVALSPTGQYLEDTVIYLVQNENRAKEAFFKLFNKYQPAAIALGDGTGSRETEKAVRAWLKEAGQKPVFVRISESGASIYSASEIARQEFPDLDLTVRGAISIGRRLQDPLAELVKVEPRSLGVGQYQHDVNQTALAAKLDQIVESCVNQVGVELNSASAPLLERVSGLGPKLAKEIVAHRDQKGAFASRQELRKVKGLGAKTYEQAAGFLRIREAQNPLDNTGVHPEHYAVVERMARDLGVAVAELPKRPELLPQLSLKNYQAGDVGEHTLKDILLELQKPGRDPREQFEAPVFREDVQELEDVKPEMLFEGRVTNITAFGAFVDIGVHQDGLVHVSQLSHRFVRDPQEVVKVGQTLRVQVLDVDYKRRRIQLTAKL; this is encoded by the coding sequence ATGACCACTTCCTTCAACCCCCTCGATGAAATCAGCCAGGAGCTTAAACTGAGCCTGGCCCAGGTGCAGACCACCGTGAGCCTTTTGGATGAGGGCGCAACCGTGCCGTTTATTGCCCGCTACCGCAAAGACCGTACAGGCGCTTTGGATGAGGTGCAAATCCGCCAGATTGAAGAGCGCCTGAAATACTGGCGTGAATTAGAGGAGCGGCGACAGGCCATTCTCAAATCGATTGAAGAACAGGGCAAACTGACCCCCGAATTGGCCAAAACCCTGGCGGCGGTGCGCAATAAAACTGAGCTTGAAGATCTCTACCTGCCCTTTAAACCCCGGCGTCGAACCCGAGCGCAGAAAGCCCGTGAGGCGGGCTTGGAACCCCTGGCGCTGATCATGCGCCTGCAAAGAGAGCGCCTGGCCCCCTCTGAAAAAGCCCGCGCCTTTCTTTCTGAGCAGATCACCGATCCCGAAATGGCTTTGCTGGGTGCGCGGGATATTCTGGCAGAAGAAATTTCTGAAGATGCCCGTCTGCGTGAGCAGGCCCGTGAAAATCTGCGCAATTTTGGGGTGATCACGTCCCGTTTGGCGCGCGGGCAAAAAGAAGACAGCCCAGAAGCGGCGAAATACCGCGATTATTTTGATTTCAAAGAACCCGTTAAAAAAATCCCTTCGCACCGCTATCTGGCCCTGCGCCGGGGCGAGGGTGAAAAAGTCCTCAGCCTGAAAATTGAATTGGAGGCCGAACGCCTGCTGGAACGCCTGCGCCGCCAGTTGCAGATTCAGCCCAATGCCTGGGGCGATCAGGTGCGTCTGGCCCTGGACGACGCCTGGGAGCGTCTGTTGCTGCCCTCTCTCGAAAGCGAAATTCTGTCAGAATTAAAGCTCCAGGCCGATCAGACCGCGATTGAGATCTTTGCCGCCAATCTGCGCGATTTGCTCATGAGTGCCCCCTTTGGTACCCGGCCTGTCTTGGGCTTGGACCCCGGTCTGCGTACCGGCATCAAATGCGTGGCCCTGAGCCCCACTGGGCAGTATCTCGAAGACACGGTGATCTATCTTGTGCAGAATGAAAACCGGGCCAAAGAAGCTTTTTTCAAGCTGTTTAATAAATACCAGCCCGCAGCGATTGCCCTGGGCGATGGCACCGGCAGCCGCGAAACAGAAAAAGCCGTGCGTGCCTGGCTCAAAGAGGCGGGACAAAAGCCTGTGTTTGTCAGAATCTCCGAATCAGGCGCTTCGATCTATTCTGCTTCAGAGATTGCCCGCCAGGAATTCCCCGATTTGGATTTAACCGTCCGGGGGGCGATTTCCATTGGCCGCCGTTTGCAAGACCCGCTGGCAGAGCTGGTCAAGGTGGAACCGCGCTCTTTGGGAGTGGGGCAATACCAGCACGATGTGAACCAGACGGCCTTGGCCGCCAAGCTCGATCAGATTGTCGAATCCTGCGTGAACCAGGTGGGGGTTGAGTTGAATTCTGCTTCAGCCCCTTTGCTGGAGCGGGTTTCAGGGCTGGGGCCGAAACTTGCCAAAGAAATTGTGGCACACCGTGATCAAAAGGGAGCCTTTGCTTCTCGTCAGGAATTGCGCAAGGTCAAAGGCTTGGGTGCCAAAACCTATGAACAGGCCGCTGGTTTTCTGCGCATTCGCGAAGCCCAGAACCCGCTCGACAATACGGGCGTTCATCCAGAGCACTATGCTGTGGTGGAGCGCATGGCGCGTGATTTGGGCGTGGCCGTGGCTGAATTGCCCAAGCGGCCTGAATTATTGCCGCAGCTGTCTTTGAAAAATTACCAGGCAGGCGATGTGGGCGAGCATACCCTCAAAGATATTCTGCTGGAATTGCAAAAACCAGGCCGGGATCCCCGCGAGCAGTTTGAAGCCCCGGTTTTTCGTGAAGACGTGCAGGAACTCGAAGATGTCAAACCTGAAATGCTGTTTGAAGGCCGGGTTACCAATATTACGGCCTTTGGGGCCTTTGTGGATATTGGGGTGCATCAGGACGGTCTGGTGCATGTATCCCAGCTTTCGCACCGCTTTGTACGCGACCCCCAGGAAGTGGTCAAGGTGGGACAAACCCTGCGCGTGCAGGTGCTTGATGTGGATTACAAACGCCGTCGGATTCAGTTGACCGCCAAACTTTAG
- a CDS encoding ADP-ribose pyrophosphatase gives MNVHHLLCACACIQKDEGRFLLVRTPARGWEFPGGVIEPGETLAQGLEREVLEESGLIVKTQKLLAWTQNISTLPPKLIFVFSAEWLSGSLQPSAETPELGWFRAEQAEDMIQHPANALRWRLAQQAAAGLMGCVYRQDPFELLESSVF, from the coding sequence TTGAACGTCCACCATCTGCTCTGTGCCTGCGCCTGCATCCAGAAGGATGAGGGGCGCTTTTTGCTGGTACGCACCCCGGCTCGCGGGTGGGAATTTCCGGGGGGCGTGATTGAGCCAGGAGAAACGCTTGCGCAGGGCCTGGAGCGGGAAGTGCTTGAAGAGTCGGGTTTGATCGTGAAAACGCAGAAGCTTTTGGCCTGGACTCAGAATATCTCAACGCTGCCGCCCAAATTGATTTTCGTTTTTTCAGCCGAATGGCTTTCTGGCAGCTTGCAACCCAGTGCAGAGACCCCTGAATTGGGTTGGTTTCGCGCTGAACAGGCTGAGGACATGATTCAGCATCCGGCCAATGCCCTGCGTTGGCGTTTGGCGCAGCAGGCAGCCGCTGGCCTCATGGGCTGCGTTTATCGTCAGGATCCCTTTGAACTGCTTGAATCCAGCGTATTCTGA